One region of Flavobacterium sp. GSB-24 genomic DNA includes:
- a CDS encoding LLM class flavin-dependent oxidoreductase — translation MEIGIDSFASAMYGDDNTLSSVDAMEQLLQRIEFADQVGLDVFGIGEHHKKEFLDSATAVILSAAAARTKNIRLASAVSVLSAADPVRVYQSFSTLDLVSKGRAEIVVGRGSSIEAYPLFGYNLNDYDALFSEKLDLLLQIRDNEFVTWEGKFRPAINNLPVYPRALQEKLPIWLGVGGTPESFIRAGSLGLPLMVAIIGGQTHRFKPLIDLYRQAGQAAGYKPEELKVGLHSPGYIGSTTESAIADYYPGYAELWTKLGRERGWPPVTKDKFDGLIDDLGVLIVGSPERAAEKILRHSEALGGVDRFTFQMDNAGLTHKQLMNAIELIGTKLIPLIRKG, via the coding sequence ATGGAAATAGGAATAGACAGTTTTGCTTCGGCAATGTATGGCGATGATAACACACTTAGCAGTGTTGATGCTATGGAGCAGTTATTACAAAGAATTGAATTTGCAGATCAGGTTGGCCTTGATGTTTTCGGAATTGGAGAACATCATAAAAAAGAGTTTTTAGATTCTGCAACAGCTGTAATTTTAAGTGCGGCAGCGGCCAGAACAAAAAATATACGTTTAGCGAGTGCTGTTTCGGTTTTGAGTGCGGCAGATCCTGTACGGGTGTACCAGAGTTTTTCAACTTTAGATTTGGTTTCAAAGGGAAGGGCGGAAATTGTTGTAGGGCGTGGTTCTTCTATTGAAGCTTATCCCCTTTTTGGCTATAATCTGAATGATTATGATGCGCTTTTCAGCGAAAAATTAGATTTACTTTTACAGATTCGCGATAATGAATTTGTGACTTGGGAAGGAAAATTTCGCCCGGCAATTAATAATCTTCCTGTTTATCCGAGAGCTTTACAAGAAAAATTACCCATTTGGCTTGGAGTTGGCGGAACACCTGAATCTTTTATTAGGGCAGGTTCGCTTGGACTTCCGTTAATGGTTGCCATTATTGGCGGGCAGACACATCGTTTTAAACCTTTAATTGATTTATACCGTCAGGCTGGACAAGCTGCAGGATATAAACCAGAAGAATTAAAAGTGGGATTGCATTCGCCAGGATATATTGGCTCAACAACAGAAAGTGCTATTGCTGATTATTATCCAGGTTATGCGGAGTTATGGACGAAATTAGGAAGAGAACGCGGCTGGCCTCCAGTTACAAAAGATAAATTTGACGGATTAATTGATGACTTAGGTGTTTTAATTGTTGGAAGTCCAGAAAGAGCTGCAGAGAAAATCCTGCGCCACAGTGAAGCACTTGGAGGTGTAGATCGATTTACTTTTCAAATGGACAACGCCGGATTAACACACAAACAATTAATGAATGCCATAGAATTAATTGGAACAAAATTAATTCCTTTAATTAGAAAGGGATAG
- a CDS encoding DUF1634 domain-containing protein, which produces MEKSNMVQEEKFGEKDFQSIIGNLLRYGVWISLAVAFMGGIVYLMHNGSQIEDYSVFKENDRNIFEVIADIYNGAIQGNGESLIFTGIILLFMTPVLRVLLSLFSFLVEKDYLYVGITLIVITIIIISISFGFSH; this is translated from the coding sequence ATGGAAAAATCTAATATGGTACAAGAAGAAAAATTTGGAGAAAAAGACTTTCAGTCAATCATAGGAAACTTACTTCGTTACGGTGTTTGGATTTCGTTAGCAGTAGCTTTTATGGGAGGAATTGTGTACTTAATGCACAACGGAAGCCAAATAGAAGATTATTCTGTTTTCAAGGAAAACGACCGCAATATATTTGAAGTAATCGCAGATATTTACAATGGAGCAATTCAAGGAAATGGAGAATCATTGATTTTTACAGGAATTATTTTGCTGTTCATGACACCCGTTTTACGTGTATTACTTTCGTTATTTTCATTTTTAGTAGAAAAGGATTATCTATATGTGGGGATAACATTAATTGTAATTACGATCATCATTATCAGTATTTCATTCGGATTCTCACATTAA
- a CDS encoding sulfite exporter TauE/SafE family protein gives MTILTFTLIMILGAFLAGFIGSLSGLGGGIIIIPLLTIILGVDIHYAIGAALVSVIATSSGSAAAYVKEGITNMRMGIFLEIATTIGAVCGALLSTIAPTSFIAVLFGLTLIFSAVNSLRKKEEHIVLESSPLAKKLKLDGTYPSHDGEIIHYGTKNVLGGFSMMGVAGMMSGLLGIGSGAFKVIAMDNIMRVPFKVSTTTSNFMMGVTAMASSVIYIQKGYIEPGICMPVVIGVLFGAMAGAKILVRTNPKKLRIFFACLIFVLAVNMIYNGLNGKI, from the coding sequence ATGACAATACTTACCTTTACGCTTATAATGATTCTTGGCGCTTTTTTAGCGGGCTTTATCGGTTCATTATCAGGCTTAGGAGGCGGCATTATAATTATTCCGCTTCTTACTATTATTCTCGGAGTCGACATTCATTATGCTATTGGAGCCGCTTTGGTCTCCGTTATTGCGACCTCTTCAGGTTCTGCCGCAGCTTATGTAAAAGAAGGAATTACCAATATGCGAATGGGAATTTTTCTCGAAATCGCAACCACAATTGGTGCTGTTTGCGGCGCATTGCTTTCTACTATCGCTCCTACTTCTTTTATAGCCGTTTTATTCGGTTTAACCTTAATTTTTTCGGCTGTTAATTCACTTCGAAAAAAAGAAGAACATATCGTTTTAGAATCTAGTCCGCTGGCTAAAAAGCTAAAATTAGACGGTACTTATCCTTCTCATGACGGAGAAATCATTCACTACGGAACCAAAAATGTTTTAGGAGGTTTCAGCATGATGGGAGTTGCGGGAATGATGTCTGGTTTACTCGGAATTGGTTCTGGTGCTTTTAAAGTAATTGCAATGGATAATATTATGAGAGTTCCGTTTAAGGTTTCAACCACAACCAGTAACTTTATGATGGGTGTTACAGCAATGGCGAGTTCTGTAATTTATATTCAAAAAGGATATATTGAACCTGGGATTTGTATGCCGGTTGTAATTGGTGTTTTGTTTGGAGCTATGGCAGGTGCTAAAATATTAGTGCGTACCAATCCAAAAAAATTGAGAATCTTCTTTGCCTGTCTGATTTTCGTTTTGGCAGTAAATATGATTTATAACGGACTAAATGGAAAAATCTAA